A stretch of the Lineus longissimus chromosome 12, tnLinLong1.2, whole genome shotgun sequence genome encodes the following:
- the LOC135496465 gene encoding large ribosomal subunit protein eL22-like, with amino-acid sequence MAPKVQKKGKTAAKGGSKKKKTTLKFTIDCTLPVEDGIMDAGSYERYLHERIKIQGKTNNLDGNVSIERNKSKVTINSEVPFSKRYLKYLTKKYLKKNNLRDWLRVVANQKDSYELRYFQINNEEEEDEGDDN; translated from the exons ATGGCTCCGAAAGTG CAGAAGAAGGGCAAGACCGCTGCAAAGGGAGgcagcaagaagaagaagaccaccCTCAAGTTCACTATTGACTGCACCCTCCCTGTTGAGGATGGCATCATGGATGCTGGAAGCTAT GAGCGTTACCTCCATGAACGCATCAAGATCCAAGGCAAGACCAACAATCTTGATGGCAATGTGAGCATTGAAAGGAACAAGTCTAAGGTCACTATCAACTCCGAAGTGCCATTCAGCAAGAG GTATCTGAAGTACCTGACCAAGAAGTACTTGAAGAAGAACAACCTCCGTGATTGGCTCCGAGTGGTCGCCAACCAGAAGGACAGCTACGAACTCCGCTACTTCCAGATCAATAACGAGGAGGAAGAAGACGAGGGAGATGATAATTAA